Below is a window of Cytophaga hutchinsonii ATCC 33406 DNA.
AATGATTCTTTAAAAGTTTCATATGATTCACAGGAAAGAATTTCAAAAGAAGAAGTATTCTCTAAATCATCCGGAAACTCTCAGGCGTATGTGACATATGACTATTCATCCGGTAAAATAGTTGAGAAAACTTATCAGGGTGGTGATATCCAATCTGAAGTTAATTATCATTTAAATGCAAACGACAATGTAGAATACTCTGTAGCATTTGATAAAGATGCATCAGGTAACAATGATTTTGACAATGCAGATACTACCTGGTACCTATACGATTCTGACAGACATGTTACAAGAACTATTACACATGATCGAACTGATTTTATTATAACGCAAGGATTATCAAAAGACACTTCATGGTTCACATATAGTGGAGGCAATCTAACTAAAGAAGAACGTAAGATAGGTACTGCTGCTACGACAACAACTTATTACACATACGGTAACAATGACGCTACAAGCGAATTCCTTGTGCCTATGCCGGGAGATGCTTCTATCAGAAATATCTATGGCAAGACAAGTCAAAAACTTCCAATTGCAAAGACATCAGACGGAACAACAGTAACATATGGTTATACATTTAATTCAGAAGGTTATGTAACCCGTGTTGATGAAACTACTTCAGGTGCTAATAACAGAACAGATATTTATTACAACTGCAAGTAATTCTAACTGCAACTTATAAAACAAAAAAGGATCGTCCGTTGGGCGATCCTTTTTTGTTTATTGATTTTTGTTTTTATCTCTCACCGGAATCCATATTTCTTCTTCTGAGTCAGGATCATCTTTTTTATACGTTTCACCTAACACTTCAAAATGCGGACGTATATCTAATTCGTAAGGAGAGGCTGGTAACCACGTACCAAGTATGTATTGAAAAACAGCGGCGGCATTCCGGGCATCTCCTTTGTATAAAAAAACCACATATAATCCTGCCGGCAATTCAATGTATTCCATGCCTTCCGGAATAGCTTCCATAGAAGTAACTTCTATGGAAGCACACTTATCAAAGTGTGCACGTGGATTAAACGCACTAAAAAAGCCAGCTGCATAGAATTGTATCGAATATAAATCCGTTCCGGCTGTATGCGTTACTTCGTGTTTTCTTGACATGAAATTCTTCCAGAGTATACCTGTTTTATTATCAGCAAAAGACATAGACATACGCATGCCTATGAGTTTCTTTGGAGAAAGAATTTCAATTCTTGATTCCATTTATTTTTATGCGCTCCTCTTTTTTATAAAAAAGGATTCAAATACCGCATTTGATAAGGAATAAACTAAACTGAATAAAAATGAATGCCAGAACGTGTCAATGAAAAAACCATCGATAAAATAATCTGCAAGCATAACCATACATGTATTTATCACCAGCAGAAAAAAACCCAGCGTAAACAACGTTATCGGAATGGTTAATATGGTTAATAACGGTTTGACAAAGATATTCAGCAAACCAATAACAGCAACAAATAAGATAGCGGAACGTACATTTTGTACTTCAACAAACCAGAACAGATAGGTGCACGCAAGTACAACAGCTACGCTAAAGGCTAATTTTAAAAGTGTTTGTAACATTTTATAGTATTTAATGTGTACTCAAAAATACAAAACGTTTTTGTTTTGAAGAATACAGAAACTATTTTTAATTTGATGTATCTACTTTACCAAACAGAAAATTCAATCCAAGTCTTGCATTAAAATATTTAACGGAGTATGGATCAAAAAGTCCTACGAGATTATCACATGTCAGATAAAACTGTGCAGGGCCGCCACGTACTACAAACCCGCCGCCTATGTTGAAATAGTTATCGGCCATGATAGAATAATTAACTGTTGCCTGAAGTGTTTTACCAATTTGCTGAACAGCACCTACGGTAAACGCCGGCCGGATAGCGTGATAAATATCGGTTGCAAAAGAAGCATACACAATTGTATTTTCTTTAATGCTATAATTACCGCTGATGTAAATTGTTGGTGAAAGCCATGATGTATATGCTTTCGAATCTTCTTTCGGTTTAAATACAGCTTCAAGTGTGTCAAGTACATTTTGCCAGTCTGCATCCATTACATCAGCACTGTCGCGCATCAGATAACCGGTTGATGTGTAGTCACCATTTACGCGGTAATTCTTTACCTGTCCCTTCCAGTGGATAAAACCAATATTATTGACATTACATGCGATGGAAAGTTTTTCAGAAAGTTTATAGCGTGCGCCCAGATCTGCTGCTAAACCTAAATTTTTCAATCCGAGAAAATTAGACGCATTAAAGCTTTCACTTCCTGCAACGCCTGAGGTTAGCAAAGTAAATTCGGATTGCCCTGAAACAGACATTCCATCCGGAGCTGTATAGAGATTACTTTGAGATTCTTTGGTAGTAACATTTGCCATACCCATTAAAAACTTACCACGCACGCCTACCGTTAACTTATCGTTCACAGGTTTGGTTGCTGCCAATGCAAGTTCTCTGTAATAATTTGCACCTACACGAACACCATTCAGATCAGCTGTTTTGCCGGCATACGGAGCATTCCCATTCCAGACAAGATTCATCAGGTCTTTCGTATAATCAAAACGCTGCGTCCATACATCGCGTATACTAACCTGATAGTATGTTTTTTCTGTTTTAAACCGCATGCTGAAAATATCATAACTGCCGCCTGAATACAGGTGATTCATAGTTTTAAGTTTTGGTATTACCAGATTCGGATCTATGGTATTATTTTTAACCAGATTGTTATAGGTAAACGCAGAATTAAAGTAATACAACTGAAATGAGCCAATCAACGGCAATGAAACACTTGTCTTATATTGATCGGGCATGATCGTTACATCTGTATAGCC
It encodes the following:
- a CDS encoding phage holin family protein — its product is MLQTLLKLAFSVAVVLACTYLFWFVEVQNVRSAILFVAVIGLLNIFVKPLLTILTIPITLFTLGFFLLVINTCMVMLADYFIDGFFIDTFWHSFLFSLVYSLSNAVFESFFIKKRSA
- a CDS encoding DUF5723 family protein; this encodes MLVFKKITTILFLFVCTGITLFAQQETTLPALTWVPQAGYTDVTIMPDQYKTSVSLPLIGSFQLYYFNSAFTYNNLVKNNTIDPNLVIPKLKTMNHLYSGGSYDIFSMRFKTEKTYYQVSIRDVWTQRFDYTKDLMNLVWNGNAPYAGKTADLNGVRVGANYYRELALAATKPVNDKLTVGVRGKFLMGMANVTTKESQSNLYTAPDGMSVSGQSEFTLLTSGVAGSESFNASNFLGLKNLGLAADLGARYKLSEKLSIACNVNNIGFIHWKGQVKNYRVNGDYTSTGYLMRDSADVMDADWQNVLDTLEAVFKPKEDSKAYTSWLSPTIYISGNYSIKENTIVYASFATDIYHAIRPAFTVGAVQQIGKTLQATVNYSIMADNYFNIGGGFVVRGGPAQFYLTCDNLVGLFDPYSVKYFNARLGLNFLFGKVDTSN
- a CDS encoding GyrI-like domain-containing protein, which produces MESRIEILSPKKLIGMRMSMSFADNKTGILWKNFMSRKHEVTHTAGTDLYSIQFYAAGFFSAFNPRAHFDKCASIEVTSMEAIPEGMEYIELPAGLYVVFLYKGDARNAAAVFQYILGTWLPASPYELDIRPHFEVLGETYKKDDPDSEEEIWIPVRDKNKNQ